AAAGGTAGTATTCCTGAAGCTATGGCTTTGGTTCGTGATTTACGTGAAAATTACGGTATATTTTGCTCTATAGTTGTGTATCCTGTAATACCTAAGGGTATGATTTTATTAAGATTAATCCCAACAGCAACGCATACATTAGAAGATGTTTCAGAAACGTTAGATGCTTTTGATGCTATTCGTGAGCGTTTAGAAAACGGTACTTATAAGCGTTTATCCGCAGCGGTTATGGCAGCAATGGGTGAATAGTTTGTAAATAATATAAATAAATAAAAAATCCGATTCAAAATTGAATCGGATTTTTTATTTTAAGATAGTTCTTTTCTAAACGTTTTTCTTCTTTTGATAACGACAGGATCAAAATGCTTCCATATTTTTTTGATAGCTTCGTTGTCCTCGAGTTCTGGCGTTCTATAACAGGTTTCTATACCTTTTTCCTTAAATGTATTGTAATATTCGTTAAATATTATGGCATGAACGCCTCGATTTTGATAATCGGGATGGACACCAATTAAATAGAAATCGGCAGTTTTACTGTTTTTTTTAGCATCTAAGATGTATTTAAATCCAAAGGGGAAAAGTCGGCCTTTTGCTTTTTGCAAGGCTTCAGAAAAAGAAGGCATAACAATAGCAAAAGCTACAAGTTCTTTTTTGCTATCAACAACAAACTTTATGTATTCCGGATTTATAAAACTGATAAATTTCTTCTTGAAATAAGCCTTTTGTATATCGTTAATAGCAACAAATGATGATAATGAGGCGTATGTTTGGTTAAATAAATCAAACATTTTATCCACATACGGCATAACATCGGCTGTTTTAGTGAAATTTAAGGCGCTTAATTGATACCTCTTTTTTATTAAGGTTTGTGCTTTTAAGAAAAATTCTGGTTTCACATTTTCGAAAGGAAAAACACTCTCAGAATATGTCTTTTCAACCCTATAGTTAGCTGCTTCGTAATGTTTAATGTAATAGGGGTGGTTGTACCATGTAACCATACATGATAAGGATTCAAACCCTTCTGTTAAAACACCTACTTTGTCGAGGTTTGAAAAACCAACAGGGCCTTCAGTATATTCTAAATTATAAGATCTACCTATTTCTTCAACCTTGTCTAACAGTGTTTGAGATACTTCAAGGTCATCAATAAAATCAAACCACCCAAAACGCATTTTTTTTTGGTTCTGGCCTTTAATTTCAAGCCAATTAACTATAGCTGCAACGCGTCCAACGATTTCATTATTTTTATATGCTAAAAACAAACGTGCTTCTGCATCATTAAAAACAGGGTTTTCTTTTTTGTTAAACGATTTAATTTCTTGACTTATAATTGGGGGTGTCCAATATTTAGAGTCTTTATATAGTTTGAAAGGAAATTTTACAAATGCTTTTAGATCCTTTTTAGTTTTAACCTCTTTTAATTTTATCATACTTCTGTAATCGGTTTTTGAATAACTAATTAGAGTTAGTCAAAATCGACGTCTTCTTTTTTTCTTTTTTCAATAGGTTCAGGTTTCGCATTCTTTTGGTCGGTGTTGCCTAAGTTATTAGGTAGGCCGTTTTCCTCATCTTCAACAAAATTATCGACTTTAGGTCTTTTGTCTTTGTGAAAATCTAAACGATATGAGGCGCCAAAATTAACGCTAAAAACTGCAGGAGTGTCCTTAGTATTGAATGTAATTGCACTATCCAATTGAAGATTTTTATTCCATAAATATGCAGCTCCTAGTCTAAATAAATTATCGGCGTAGAAATCACTCTTTATCCCCTGAGTTTCGGCAAATATAACCCATTTCAAGGTTACAGCATGGGTTAATGTTAAAATATACTGGAAGTCAGATTGATCGGTGCCTATTCTGTCTTTAATGAAGTTCATGACGAAAACCCAACCATTGGCAAAATTGTTTTGCGTAGCAATCATTACCTTTGGACTAAAACCTTCAACGCCTGGAGCAGTGAATGGATTGTCTGCACCATCGATGTTACCACCTAGATAAACAGAAACTGCAGGGATTAATGATTTCCATTTAAAGGTTCTGTTAGCTTTCCAACTGTATAAATTTGGCTTTTCTTCAAGTTTATTTTTTAAAGGATCAAATACCAAATACTTGGCCCCAATGGTGAAAAATTTAAAATTTGAGCGATTATACTCGTAATCGTATGTCGATGTGTATGTTTGCGTATCGTTTTGGTAGGTGCCTTCAATACTTATTTCTAAAGGTTCCCATAGTAAACCATACCTAGCAGCAAAGTCGATACCAAATCCAGAGGCTTCATAAGCGGCTGCCGGGGTTCTTTTTTCTTTTAAAAAATAGGGGCCTGCTTCAAATTGCACCACATTGGTTCCTACAGAAAAAGCACTTCTTGAAACACCAGGTCTATTGGAGTTAATAACTTCTGTGTATTGGCAATAGCTTTGCGATGTTACTAAACATAACAGAAAAAACAGCGTGGATTTTAGTAGGTTCATAAGCTTTGGTTAAAAAAACTTTAAATATGAAGTTGTTAAAGGTTGTTCAAATATAGATATTTTATAGTTTTTTTATCATTTTTCGGCTTTTTTTCAGGAGATAGAATTGTATTTTTGCTATAAATTACAATCAAAAGTTAAAAAATGGGGTTATTAAGAACCATACTTATAATTGCGTTAGTTTATTACGGTTTAAAAATACTGTCGAGAATTTTTGCTCCTTTCTTGATGAAATATGTTTCTAAAAAGGCTGAAGAGCGTTTTGGAGGACAATTTGGGCAATTTCAAAAAGCACCAAGAAAAGAATCGGCTAAAAAGGAAGGAGAAGTGACCATAGATAAAATGCCTCAAACAAAAACTTCAAATAAACAGGTAGGTGATTATGTTGATTTCGAAGAAATAGATTAATTTTCGCAATCATTAGAATTAAAGCCATTTTATGCCGTTTTCAATAAAAAGATTTCTACCACATATATTTATACTTCTAGGGTTTATTGTAATTTCTCTAGCTTATTTTAGTCCTGTTTTAAAAGGGGAGGTTATTTACCAGAATGATATCGTCCAGTTTATTGGAATGAGTAAGCAACAAAAGGATTTTAAGGCAGAAACTGGACAAGAAACCTATTGGACCAATAGTGCTTTTGGAGGGATGCCAACCTATCAACTCGGGGCAAGATATCCACACAATTATATTAAAAAGTTAGATTTAGCGCTTCGCTTTTTACCAAGGCCAGCAGATTATCTTTTTCTTTATTTGCTAAGCTTTTACGTGTTTCTCTTGGTTTTAAAAGTCGATTTTAAATTAGCAGCTTTAGGGGCAATAGCTTTTGGGTTTTCTACATATCTTATTATAATTCTTGGGGTAGGTCATAATAGTAAAGCACACGCCATAGCATATATGCCTTTGGTTTTAAGTGGTATAATATTAACCTTTCGTAAGAAGTACATTTGGGGTTTTTTCTTAACCGTTATTGCTCTTGGTTTGGAATTGGTTGCTAACCATTTTCAAATGACCTATTATTTGATGTTTTTAATCATAATACTTGGAATTGCTTATTTTAGTGATGCTTTCAGAAAACAAACGCTTCCAGCTTATTTTAAAGCTGTAGGGATTTTGGTAGGTGCCTTAGTGTTAGCTATAGCACTTAACGCTACCAATATTTTGGCAACTCAGGAGTATGTTAAAGAAAGTAAACGAAGTAAAAGTGAATTAACGATTAATCCAGATGGTTCACCTAAAGAAGTGACTAATGGGTTGGATAGAGATTACATAACTCAATTTAGTTACGGTATTGTTGAAACGTTTAATTTGTTTATACCTCGATTTGTTGGAGGAGGGAATCATGAAAATGTAGGCAAAGAATCAGCAACCTACGACGCTTATCGAAAACTGGGTGCTTCAACTACTCAAGCATTACAAGAATCGAAACGAGCGCCATTATACTGGGGTGATCAACCCATTGTAGAGGCACCCGCATACATTGGGGCCGTTGTGTTGTTTTTGTTTGTGTTAGCTTTGTTTCTAGTTCAAGGGCGATTAAAATGGTGGCTTGTTGGTGGTACGGTTTTTTCTTTACTACTATCTTATGGTAAAAATTTAGGGTTTTTAACCGACATATTTATTGATTACGTACCGCTTTACAATAAATTCAGAGCGGTTAGTTCTATTCAGGTTATTTTAGAATTGTGTGTTCCTGCTTTAGGTATTTTAGGACTTTCCAAATTGCTAAATGTACATGTTTCTAAAGAAGAAAAATTAAAAGCTTTAAAATATTCAGGTGCAATCACTGGAGGACTTTGTGTTGTCTTTTTATTGTTTAAATCGTCGTTATTTGATTTTGTAGGTGTGAATGATGGGTTGTATCGTCAAAGTTATGGGCAGGAATTTATTGACGCCATTAAATCGGATCGAAAACGTGTATTTACCAATGACACCTTGCGATCATTGGTCTTGGTAGCGCTTTCTTCTGGTGTTATATGGATGTTTTTGAAAGAAAAATTGAAAGAAAAGTGGGCGATTGCAGCATTTTGTGTACTTATTTTGTTTGATTTAGTTGGTGTAGATAGACGTTATGTAAATAATGAAGATTTTGTAGCTGGAATAAAAATGAGTAAGCCATTTCAAGCTACAGAAGTTGATAAATATATTTTACAAGACACATTATACTATCGTGTTTATGATTTGGTTTCAGGTCCTTCTAAACCATCATATTTTCATAATTCTTTAAATGGCTATAATGCGGCGGAATTAAGACGATATCGAGAAGTTTTTGATTTTTACATTGCTAAAAACAATATTAATGTATTAAGTATGTTGAATACGAAATACATTGTTGCTCAAGATGAGAAAGGGAATACGTTTCCGTATGAAAATGAAGAAGTGAACGGTAATGCATGGTTTGTTGATAGCTTAAGTTTAGTGGATTCTGCCAATGAAGAAATCTTGAAACTAGGTAGTATCGATACAAAATCACAAGCAGTTTATTCGCTAAATGAAGGGGGTGAATTTTTAAATAATACAAGTCTTAAATTTAGTATAGATTCAAATTCAGTAATTGATTTAGTAGAAGTTAAGGCTAATTACTTAAAGTATAAGTCAAATAATAATAACGATGGTTTTGCGGTGTTTTCCGAGGTTTATTACGGTAATGGCTGGAAGGTTTTTATTGATGGGGAGCCTGGAGAATTTATACGTGTGAATTACCTCTTGAGAGGTATGCAGATTCCCGCGGGAAATCATACTATTGAATTTAAATTTGATCCAGAGGTTGTGAAAACAGGAAGTAAAATTGCTTTAGCAAGTTCTATGTTATTGATGTTTTTGATTGTAGGCGGATTGTTTTATGAGTTTAGAAGAAAACCTCAAGAATAGTTTTCTTGAACTTTGTAACTAGAGTCTTTTTAATTAAAGCTTAATTTAAAATGCAGGTGAAAAAAGCGCTTATTGTTACCTATTATTGGCCTCCTGCAGGAGGACCAGGGGTGCAGCGCTGGCTTAAGTTTGTAAAGTATTTGCCTGAATTTAATGTGGAGCCTGTTGTTTATATTCCGGAAAATGCAAATTATCCTATTTTAGATGAAAGCTTAAAAGCGGAAGTTTCTGATGATTTAAAGATTTATACTAGCTCTATTCGGGAGCCTTATAAATTAGCTGGATTTTTGTCTAAAAAATCATCTAAAACGATTAGTAAGGGGATTATTTCAGAGAATGAAAATCAATCATTACTTGAGAAATTGATGCTTTTTGTGAGGGGAAATTTTTTTATTCCTGATGCGCGGGTTGGATGGGTAAATCCTTCTGTAGATGAGCTTTCTAAAATCTTAAAAAAAGAGCAAATTTCAACTTTAATCACAACAGGGCCGCCACACAGTGTGCATTTAATCGGATTACGTTTAAAGGAACAACTAGGGGTAAGGTGGTTAGCAGACTTTAGGGATCCATGGACTACGATTGGTTATCATAAGCAGTTAAAACTAACGAAGACTTCAAAAAACAAACATAAGGCTTTGGAAAAACAGGTTTTAAATACGGCAGATCAAGTTGTGGTAACCAGTTTTGCTACAAAAAAAGAGTTTCAGGCTATTACGAGCAAACCTATAGAGGTGATCACAAATGGTTATGATAATGAAACGAATGTTGAATTTGTGATGGATTTAAAGTTTTCATTAGCACATATAGGATCTTTATTGTCTAAAAGAAATCCAGAAATTTTATGGAAAGCTTTATCTGAATTAGTTATTGAAAATGAAAGTTTTGCTAAGGATTTTCAGCTTAGTTTAGTAGGCTCAGTAAGTGAAAATGTGTTGAGTTCTCTTGAATATTTCGGGTTAAGTAATTATTTAAATAATGTAGGGTATGTATCGCATAAAGAGTCTATTGCGTTTCAAAAAAAGTCTCAAATTTTATTGTTAATAGAAATAGATTCTGAAGATACAAGAAGTATCATTCCTGGGAAGTTATTTGAATATATGGTTTCAGATCGACCCATATTAGCCATTGGTCCGAAGCAGTGGGACGTTGAAAAAATTATTAAAGAAACCAATACGGGTTATTGTTTTAGTTATTCTGATTTTAGTGCTCTAAAGAAAACTATTTTAGAGTGTTATCTTGCTTACCAAAAAGGAGCATTACAAACATATCCTATTGGTTTGAAAAAATTTCATCGAAAATTATTAACCCAGTCTTTATCTAACTTACTGTAAGATGGGGGTAGTTGCTGTTCAGTCATTCAAAAATATTATCTCTACCTATTTAGGTTTTTTTATTGGCGCTATAAATACGTTGTTTTTATATACAGAGTTTTTAAGCGACGAATATTACGGTATGGTAAGTTATATGCTGTCTTTAGCATATGTAATTATGCCTATTATGTCTTTAGGTATGCATAATACGCTTGTTAAATTTTATTCTTCGTTTAAAACCAGAGTTTCGCTGCACAGTTTCCTAACCTTAATGATTTTCTTGCCTATCTTAATCATTATTCCGCTGTTAATTGTAACGTGTTTTGGTTATGATTTTATTGCTGGACTTCTTTCAAAAAAGAATGAAATTATTAAGGATTATTTATGGCATACCATTTTTATAGCGATAGCCTTAGCTTATTTTGAAGTGTTTTTTGCTTGGGCAAAAGTGCAAATGGAAACTGTGGTTGGTAATTTTATGAAAGAAGTATTTCATAGAGTAGGAGCTATGGTATTACTTTTTTTATTGCATTATAAATTAATAGATGTAGAACAGTTTATGTTAGGTTTGGTGCTTGTTTATGTACTACGTATGTTGGTTATGAAATTCTATGCCTTCTCTGTGAAGTTTCCTATAATTACTTTTAGCAAATTGAATAATTTAGGAGCTATTTTAAAGTATTCATTTCTGATTATTATCGCTGGTTCTATAGCTACGGTATTGTTGGATGTAGACAAAGTGATGTTAGGTCATTATGTAGATATACGAGAGGTCGCTTATTATAGTGTTGCTGTTTTCATAGCTACGGTTATTGCTGTTCCGCAACGTTCTATGCACCAATTATTAATGCCTTTATCTGCGAAATATTTAAATGATAGAGATTTTAGTTCATTAAGTGATTTATATAAACGCAGCTCTATAAGTCTTCTTGTGGTTGGAGGTTTAATCTTCTTGTTAATTGTTTTAAACATCAACGAACTATATTATATTATACCTAAAGAGTTTAGTAACGGTTTGTTTGTGGTGTTTTTAATAAGTATTTCAAAATTGTATGACTCTGCTTTAGGAAGTAACAATGCTATCCTATTTAATAGCGATTATTATAGAGTTGTATTGGTATTAGGTGTGTTTTTGGTTATTCTAATGGTGTTGTTGAATATGGTTTTTATACCGTTGCTTGGTATTAACGGGGCTGGTTTAGCAACGTTTTTAGCGATTTTTATGTACAACTCAATTAAGTTGTATTTTGTTTATAGGAAGTTTAAACTGTTTCCGTTCTCAAGAGCCTCTTTAAATGTCGTTTTGTTAATTTTCATAAGTGTTTTACTATTCTATTTTTGGGAATTTCCGTTTCATCCATTTATAAATATGGGATTGAAGTCTTTAGTTGTTAGTATGATCTATTTATTTATTGTTTATAGATTTAATTTTTCTGAAGATATTACACTGGTTATAAATCGTTATATAAAAGGGGAGTAGATAAAAAAAGAAACCCCCACAATGCTTTATAAAGCGCATTCGCGGGGATTTCAATACTAACCAACCAAAAAATTTTAAGATCGTGTTCTTCTTGCCGTCGATCTTGTATTGTTATTAGATTTTCTGCTGTAATTTTGAGCAGTTCTTTGTTTATTATTATTGTTATTTAATCTAGTTGTTTTAGGTCTTTTTGTATTACCGTTGTTATTTGACTTGTTAACAGCTTGTTGACTTTTTCTAGAATTGCTATTATATGTACGTGGGTTTTTATTGTTTGGATTTTTTACAACCGCATTATTTTTAGAATTTGTTTTTCTGTAATTGGATTGTGTTTTTTTTGAATTTCTTTGAGCTTGTGTTCTTGCAACGTTTTTAGAGTTGTTCCTTGTGGTTTTAGCAGTGCTTCTATTGTTGTGATTTCTGTTTGCTACGGGTTTTCTGTATGCACTTCTATTAACGGGTCTAATATTTTTACTGCTTCTATATGCCGTTGCGTAAGAGCGATTTCTAGTGATCGCAGCACCTCTTCTGTTAGCGATTGCAGTTCTTGGTCTGTTATTATTGATAAAAGGTCTGGTGTATCGATATCTTACAGGGCGGTAAAGTGTTCTATACGGTCTGCTGTAAACAACACAGTAGTTTGGTCTAGGAACACAGTAATACCTATGCCAAGGTCTGTAAATATAACCTCTGTTATATATGTTTATAAAGCCAGATGTATGTATAAATTGGTTGTGATTATTGTAAAATATGTTTAAGCCACCCACTCTCGATACAAACCCTAAATTGTTGTATGATATATTGGTTGATCCTGCACCTATAATTCTACCAAAGTCATCATAGTAAATAGGGATATTTTCAATTTGAATAATGGCTCCGTATTCATCATATTGCACGTAGCTGTTGTAATTATATCCAGAATTGAAGCT
This genomic interval from Tamlana carrageenivorans contains the following:
- a CDS encoding YfhO family protein, giving the protein MPFSIKRFLPHIFILLGFIVISLAYFSPVLKGEVIYQNDIVQFIGMSKQQKDFKAETGQETYWTNSAFGGMPTYQLGARYPHNYIKKLDLALRFLPRPADYLFLYLLSFYVFLLVLKVDFKLAALGAIAFGFSTYLIIILGVGHNSKAHAIAYMPLVLSGIILTFRKKYIWGFFLTVIALGLELVANHFQMTYYLMFLIIILGIAYFSDAFRKQTLPAYFKAVGILVGALVLAIALNATNILATQEYVKESKRSKSELTINPDGSPKEVTNGLDRDYITQFSYGIVETFNLFIPRFVGGGNHENVGKESATYDAYRKLGASTTQALQESKRAPLYWGDQPIVEAPAYIGAVVLFLFVLALFLVQGRLKWWLVGGTVFSLLLSYGKNLGFLTDIFIDYVPLYNKFRAVSSIQVILELCVPALGILGLSKLLNVHVSKEEKLKALKYSGAITGGLCVVFLLFKSSLFDFVGVNDGLYRQSYGQEFIDAIKSDRKRVFTNDTLRSLVLVALSSGVIWMFLKEKLKEKWAIAAFCVLILFDLVGVDRRYVNNEDFVAGIKMSKPFQATEVDKYILQDTLYYRVYDLVSGPSKPSYFHNSLNGYNAAELRRYREVFDFYIAKNNINVLSMLNTKYIVAQDEKGNTFPYENEEVNGNAWFVDSLSLVDSANEEILKLGSIDTKSQAVYSLNEGGEFLNNTSLKFSIDSNSVIDLVEVKANYLKYKSNNNNDGFAVFSEVYYGNGWKVFIDGEPGEFIRVNYLLRGMQIPAGNHTIEFKFDPEVVKTGSKIALASSMLLMFLIVGGLFYEFRRKPQE
- a CDS encoding oligosaccharide flippase family protein gives rise to the protein MGVVAVQSFKNIISTYLGFFIGAINTLFLYTEFLSDEYYGMVSYMLSLAYVIMPIMSLGMHNTLVKFYSSFKTRVSLHSFLTLMIFLPILIIIPLLIVTCFGYDFIAGLLSKKNEIIKDYLWHTIFIAIALAYFEVFFAWAKVQMETVVGNFMKEVFHRVGAMVLLFLLHYKLIDVEQFMLGLVLVYVLRMLVMKFYAFSVKFPIITFSKLNNLGAILKYSFLIIIAGSIATVLLDVDKVMLGHYVDIREVAYYSVAVFIATVIAVPQRSMHQLLMPLSAKYLNDRDFSSLSDLYKRSSISLLVVGGLIFLLIVLNINELYYIIPKEFSNGLFVVFLISISKLYDSALGSNNAILFNSDYYRVVLVLGVFLVILMVLLNMVFIPLLGINGAGLATFLAIFMYNSIKLYFVYRKFKLFPFSRASLNVVLLIFISVLLFYFWEFPFHPFINMGLKSLVVSMIYLFIVYRFNFSEDITLVINRYIKGE
- a CDS encoding DUF4834 family protein, with translation MGLLRTILIIALVYYGLKILSRIFAPFLMKYVSKKAEERFGGQFGQFQKAPRKESAKKEGEVTIDKMPQTKTSNKQVGDYVDFEEID
- a CDS encoding glycosyltransferase, with the translated sequence MQVKKALIVTYYWPPAGGPGVQRWLKFVKYLPEFNVEPVVYIPENANYPILDESLKAEVSDDLKIYTSSIREPYKLAGFLSKKSSKTISKGIISENENQSLLEKLMLFVRGNFFIPDARVGWVNPSVDELSKILKKEQISTLITTGPPHSVHLIGLRLKEQLGVRWLADFRDPWTTIGYHKQLKLTKTSKNKHKALEKQVLNTADQVVVTSFATKKEFQAITSKPIEVITNGYDNETNVEFVMDLKFSLAHIGSLLSKRNPEILWKALSELVIENESFAKDFQLSLVGSVSENVLSSLEYFGLSNYLNNVGYVSHKESIAFQKKSQILLLIEIDSEDTRSIIPGKLFEYMVSDRPILAIGPKQWDVEKIIKETNTGYCFSYSDFSALKKTILECYLAYQKGALQTYPIGLKKFHRKLLTQSLSNLL
- a CDS encoding transporter, which produces MNLLKSTLFFLLCLVTSQSYCQYTEVINSNRPGVSRSAFSVGTNVVQFEAGPYFLKEKRTPAAAYEASGFGIDFAARYGLLWEPLEISIEGTYQNDTQTYTSTYDYEYNRSNFKFFTIGAKYLVFDPLKNKLEEKPNLYSWKANRTFKWKSLIPAVSVYLGGNIDGADNPFTAPGVEGFSPKVMIATQNNFANGWVFVMNFIKDRIGTDQSDFQYILTLTHAVTLKWVIFAETQGIKSDFYADNLFRLGAAYLWNKNLQLDSAITFNTKDTPAVFSVNFGASYRLDFHKDKRPKVDNFVEDEENGLPNNLGNTDQKNAKPEPIEKRKKEDVDFD
- a CDS encoding GTP cyclohydrolase, coding for MIKLKEVKTKKDLKAFVKFPFKLYKDSKYWTPPIISQEIKSFNKKENPVFNDAEARLFLAYKNNEIVGRVAAIVNWLEIKGQNQKKMRFGWFDFIDDLEVSQTLLDKVEEIGRSYNLEYTEGPVGFSNLDKVGVLTEGFESLSCMVTWYNHPYYIKHYEAANYRVEKTYSESVFPFENVKPEFFLKAQTLIKKRYQLSALNFTKTADVMPYVDKMFDLFNQTYASLSSFVAINDIQKAYFKKKFISFINPEYIKFVVDSKKELVAFAIVMPSFSEALQKAKGRLFPFGFKYILDAKKNSKTADFYLIGVHPDYQNRGVHAIIFNEYYNTFKEKGIETCYRTPELEDNEAIKKIWKHFDPVVIKRRKTFRKELS